The DNA segment CTggtagtataaaaaataaaagtttttaccTTTGAAGAGTTTAAAGTAAAGGAATAGAGAGAAGACATAATGCTATAGGCCTCAAAGGTATGAGAGATCGCTTGTGATCAAGGGATGAAGACCTAATGAAAGAGGTGGCATTTAAAGTAGGCCCAGGAGccgctggatggctcagtcagttaagtgtctgacgtcagctcaggtcacgatctcacggttcatgggttcaagccccgtgtcaggctctgtgctgatagctgagagcTGTGAACTCCCCAGACTCTAGGACTCCTGCTCCCTGGAGGGCACCAAGGACAGCAAGTTTAGTGAGTGCTGCTGCCAGGCTAGTATTGGCCAGTGAGGAAAGGAAATGCATAATTCTCGTAAGTTTCCCCCCCAAAGTCACAAGGGGCTGAAGAGAAAAGGGGAGCTGAAATACcctgtagttttatttcttcccaacAATAGGGAAGGAAACATTAAATGTTGCTGTTGTTATTCTCATACCTACTTTCTGAAAAGTCTTTCTCTTCACATGCTTCAAAATGTTGGGCCACTTTTTATATGTGTTATCCTAAGTGTATATGGAAGGGCACAAAGTTGCACAGGAGGATATTAAACCTCTACTTGGTTCCCTCCTGCTTTCAAACATGCTGATGATGGAAAGCTCCCTAAGAAATTGGTCacattatagaaaaaagaaagaaaaaactacatAATTCCAGACCTCCTCCTGGTTTCCTGTGCTCCTGGATGTTCTGGTTAGTTAGGTCTGCCTGTCTGAGGGGGCCATGAGATCACCAAAGGCAGACGTCCTGTTCACTTGTGTATGACTAAGCATCCCGCATGTGGAGCACCTGCCCGACACACACTGTATTACTGTCTGGCCATTAAATGTTAGAATTAATAGCCTCTAACTGGGAAGGGAGAACTAAAAAGTCTGAGACAACTTTCTCGAATGAGAGCAAGGAATGCTGGGAAGTTGGAGTCGAGGTTGAGCATTAACAGAGTGATTCAGTGACAAACTTAGTGTCCCCATCATTACCTGTTTTTAATTATCCAGTGCTTGTTTCCTTTCTGGATCCCATATCCCACTGCCAAAACCGCATGGTTCAGATTATCGCTATTACAGTTTTCATCGTAGTACACACCTAGGAAACAAACTGTCGAGGTGAAGCTTTCTGCAGGCCAAGGATCCCCCCGTGGGGTCTCCCGGTCTAGGAGACCCTCTGCAAAATCCTGCCCAGCCAGGAGGACTGATGACAGAGATGCACGGTGGCAGCTATGTTTCCCTCCAGGAGACTCAGTCTAAATATGGAAACTAAGTACTCCAGATGCTCGGTGGCCTTCGAGGAGCTGCCGAGCCTGCATCACATGAGGTGGGTCATTGTGCTCTGAGGGAACAGCTCCTTACCTTTGCTGTAAAACTGGAAGGAGGTCAGGCTTGCATCAATGGCCACAGAGATGGGTCCCACTCGGGCCACTGCCCTCTTCAGGGCTTTCTCGTTCCCCTCAGGGATCTCTCTATACCCTCTGCACTTAGCTGCCTTGCCTGTTGGGTTGTACATACAACTTTCATCCTGGAAAAAACAAGGTTAAAATAGGACTAGGACAAAGCAACAGGCCAGAAACTGGTAAGTGAGAATCTCCACCAATGCTTTGATGTTGGTGAACTGACTGGGATGGCCGACTTAGAGTCTTTAGAGAGGGTCTGTCCTCtccttaccattttattttattttttaacatttatttatttttgagagacagagcgtgagtgggggaggtgcagagagagagggagacacagaatccaaagcaggctccaggctctgagctgtcagcacagagcctgatgcagggctcgaactcacagaccgtgagatcatgacctgagctgaagtcagaagctcaactgactgagccacccaggtgcccctccttaccATTTTAGACAACtgtaaaaaagaatatgaaaagtgGATACCTTGCACATCCACAAAAATCAGCTCTAggttttttaaagcataaatgtGAAAGGAAACACTGTAAAACTTAAGAGAGAACATTTTTATTCCCtcaggatagagagagagatctgaaataagttgtttttaaagGCACAAATCATCTTCTGGCCATGTAGTATGTGTGAGCctcagaaggcagggagagaccaGCTGCTGTGTGGGGAGGAGGCCAAGGCCAAGACCCAGCTGGGAGGAAGACCTGGGCCTTATACACATATACTGGGGGGGCTAGTGTGAGGCAGAGTTTTGGCTGGTGCTCTCATGAGAGACTTTGGTAAAACCACAAAACATGACACTAAAACATATTGAGGAACTTGGCAATTTTGCCTGTGAATTTCTAACACTGTGCTTTGGAGGTCTAGTTAACAATGATATGTTTCACTGGCAAGCCACAGTTACAAAATCTAATGGCAACCCATGTCAACATGGTATATTCTTTTTGGCAATTCATTTTCCTCAGACTACCCTTTCAAAACCCTAAAACTGAATCTATAAGAACATATTATCAAATTATTAACAATAATGGCAGGATGTGATATGATATTCTAAGACCACAGTAGTctcctttcttaatttctcaggATTCCCTTGTTCTCTGCCATATAATCCAAACCCCCAAgactcagaatattaaaaatagaatatgtgTCTTATATGgcaaattcttcattttaattgaTTATGAGACCAAAATCATTCCACGTTGCCCTCAAATACTAAAGAGATCATTTGAGGGGGCAGGCTAGCAGAAATTAGAAGTCAGatgctctttctttaaaaatttttttaagtttatttgagaatgACAAGAcaatgagcggaggaggggcagaacgagagagacagagacagagagaatcccaagtaggctctacactgttagcgttgagcccaatgtggggcctgaactcacaaacattgagatcatgacctgagccaaaaccaagagtcagatacttaactaactgagccatccaggtgcgcCAAGAAGTCAGATGTTCTTTCTATTCCAAAAGAAGGTTTATTAtatgattttcattcattcaaattatTTCAACTCTCTGAGCTATTAAACTGCCTCTCAAAAAACTCGTTAATATAGTACCAAATAAATAAGGTAGCAATGGATAATGATCGACTATTAGTTCTGatagtatttaatttctttttctttaatatagttATACAATCCTTTAAGTTGGCTGCCTGGGTTAATCAACAtggaaaaaattgtaaacataagcctggtttggggtgtttttgtttttgttttgtgtatacTCTTGGGATTTAACTTTTCGATATCAAGTGACAACAAAACTGTGTCAAAAGAgtatttgagaatttaaaaaaagagtattttgccATGTTTGGGTTATCTCACTAATTGGTCCGAAGTATTCAGAATTTAAAAGCCAATCTGCTAGGGCAGATTTAGTACGGTGTCCTCAAGTTAGCACCTTATAGTAAGTAGCAGCCCAAGTTCAAACATGGACTTGGGATCCAGGAGTTCTAAAAATTGTATACggatgaaagaattttttttttttcaggtacaaCCTCTAATTTCTCTGCCTTATATACCTGACAGCTAAAAAACCACAGCATGGAATAGTAATGGGCTGAAATGTACAGATTAATGTACTGTTTTGATATGGCCAATGTCATGAAGATGTGTTGAAGTGACCATACTTGTTGAGTATCCAGTGAAATGGATTTGTTCAGTCATTCACATTAATGAGCATTTTATTGCAACAGACATCATTTCAGATGACTAAACACTAATGAATAAAATTCActgctttggattttttaaagGCACAAATTGCAGAGGAAAACAATCATTTTACTAGACTGAAATGAAGAACTTTTCAAAGTTGAAAGatataaagagaataaagagacaAATGTTCACCTACAACACACACAGTATTAGtatctagatttctttttaaaattcctaaaaatcagGACAcacggctggctcagtcagttaagtgtctgactcttggttttggctcaggtcatgatctcacagttcgtgtatTTGAACCAAccattgggctctgcagctggcagcacagagcctgcttggggttctctctcttccctccctctgtccctcccctgctcacactgtctctgtctctctcaaaagaataaataagtaaactttaaaaaaattcctaaaaatcagTGAGAAAGAGCAAAATAACCTAATAAAAATGTGCCAAAAATATAAACAGTCAATTCACTAAAGAAGAAAGGCAGATGGCTAGATAAACATACTGATGAAAATGGGACTCCAAGGGAATTCTTACATACTTCAGGTGGGAATATCAATGTTTCAAAATACCTTGGTAAACAATTTGTCATGACTTAGTCAAGTTGAAGACGCATGTATCCCAAGGCTCAGACAATTCTGTTCTAAGGTATTataaagttgttgttgttttaatgtttatttatttatttttgagagagagagagcacaaagaggggagaggcagagagggggagacacagaatcggaagcaggctccaggctccgagctgtcagcacagagcccgacgcggggcttgaacccacgaattgtgtgatcatgacctgagccggagtcagacgcttaactgactgaggcacccaggtgccccaaggtattATATTCTACTAAAGACATGTTTGCACATTTGCACAGAAGATATGCTGAGCATGTTTGCAGATGAACAGATATGGTAGATCAATCTTGGCGCTGCTACATGACTAGTGCTATGAATTTGatcatctgttttatctccttCAGTGTCAATTTCCTCTGAAGTGAGGATAAGTCTACCTTACATGTCTgttacaaagattaaatgagaaaatgaactaAGCACACGGTTTAGTACATAGTAGCCATCCTGATTACTCAAACTTGCTATCCCTGCTTCAAAGGCTCCTGTTGCAAAGGCCCTATGTTATATTATCTATCAACCCTATGTACATAAAAGCCCTTAGATTCTCTTCTTTTTAGATAAGAAAGGTCAGCAGACCTGCCTATTCCTAAAGGAGGAAGTGAGTTGAACCCTGAAGTTGCAACAAACATGAAGcaacttattttttctctcattttgtacATGTCAGTAGTTAACTTACATAATTTGCATAAACATTCCCCAAACCCACACTGAGATCGTGCAAAATAAAGACATGCAATTTGGTAAATTAGCATGTGTGGGTTTGGGGAATCGGTGACGGGAGCAGAGGAGCTGAGGAACAGGTTGCAGAGGACCCCCCAGAAGTCCGTGGGGtcacctgtgctctgtcttctCTAGGGCAAAGAGGTGGGTAGGGCTGTGGGGCCTAAGGCCCCCAAATCTCCAAAGCTATGGGACTCTCCTTGGCCTTCTATAGGTAATTATCCCATCAGGAAGGCAGGATAGGGGAACAGAAACCAAGATTTATGGGATTATCTCCAGCATAAAATACtgtgctggggaaggaggagccaTTACCGGGCAGTCTCACCTGTCCCACATACGGGTAGGCATCTTCAGAGTCAATGCCCCTGTTTTTCTGCACATACTGGAAGGCATTGGTCATGTAGCCCCCTCCGCAGCCATCATTCTCAGAAACACAATCCACAAGGTTCTGGGGACTCAGATTTAAGAGTTTGCCAGTTTTCTTCTTGAGTTGGCCCTCCAGGGCACCCACAGAGCTAAAAGCCCAACAGGAACCACACTGACCCTGAGGAGCATAACAGAAATTGTCAGTCACTGCTGTTcacactttttgtttcttccctctaCACTGTCTGCTGGAGCCCCATATGTGTTACAAATTCCAACACACGTGTGTTCCCTTTTCTGTGAAGGCTTCCTATTTCCCTTCATTTAATATTTGCTGCATGGCTCTATTGCTATTGTTTCCACTGATAACTATTGCTACATTGTCACCATTAGCTGTAGAGGAGCAGGGCACTGACTTTGCAACCCAGAagatatgtgaccttgggtaagttactaagcctctctgtgccttagttccttatctgtaaaatgtggataataatgtACTTAATTATGGATTATggagatttaaaaagttaattcatGTAAAGGATTTATAAGTTTCTGACATACAACGTCTCAAAAAATGCCATAACTATTAGTATTTGTGCAGCTAGAttgtagatttttctttctttcctgttctatTTTTGAAGAATGAGGGTTTCTGGAGGACATAGGGTATGTCTTGGTTATCTTGAATCTCCACTGGCTAGCACTATACTTGGTCGGTTCTGAAAAAggtgtgtttgttgaatgagtgttAAATTAATTCTTCATCTGGCTGATAAAATGAGCATTGGGGTTGTGGGAAAACTGGCATTCTCTTGCTGGTAAGAATGTTaatattgtaaaaaattttttggaaaggATTCTCTGTGACCTAGCAATTACAATTTTAGgctttattttgtattaatattCATAAACATATGCACAAGGGTGTTTACAGCAATGTGacttgtaaaaaagaaaaaacagaaacaatatacATGTACAAAAATAGGTGATGACTTAAATAGAATAGGCTATATTCTCTGAGCAGTGGGACACATCCCTTAATTCCTTACCATCCTCCCAGTTCCCTCCTAGTTAAgaacaaagacacagaaatagGTCATGCCAGCTTACATACCTACATAGGAGAAAGGAGGGTACCTGGTTTTTGACAGGAGTAACATATCCTTTCTTTCGATAATCAATGGAGTCTGGGGCTCTGCTCTCCCAGTCTGGGATATAGAGGGTGTCATTGCTGCGGGAACGAGAGGGGGGTACTTTGAGTCCAGTCATCTTCTGAACCACCTCTTCACTGGTCTGGGACAAAGAACAAAAAGGCCAGCCATAAGCAGGAAACTAAGGCAAACAGGGCAGGTAGGCCAGGAGCTGAGGTTCAACTCACCATGTCCCCCAAGTGGTTCATGGCCAGTTCATATGTGTGGACACCAAGAGAGGCCTCAAGATTATGGATGGAAATATGCTTcaaatttttttcccatattaAACGCCGGGAGATTTCATCCACCTAAACAGAACATAGTCAGTACTGGCATGGACTATGTCCTACAAAGTTACATAAAAAATACCGTGGAGGTTTttaggaaaaaagatgaaatttacaATCATACAGAGTTTACAGTCTAGTTGGGGAACTGACCATGGGATTATTAAGAGCatgcaaaaaaaatgtaaacaaatacaaataatagaATGCAAAA comes from the Acinonyx jubatus isolate Ajub_Pintada_27869175 chromosome C1, VMU_Ajub_asm_v1.0, whole genome shotgun sequence genome and includes:
- the CTSK gene encoding cathepsin K produces the protein MWGLKILLLLPTATFALYPEAILDTQWELWKKTYGKQYNNKVDEISRRLIWEKNLKHISIHNLEASLGVHTYELAMNHLGDMTSEEVVQKMTGLKVPPSRSRSNDTLYIPDWESRAPDSIDYRKKGYVTPVKNQGQCGSCWAFSSVGALEGQLKKKTGKLLNLSPQNLVDCVSENDGCGGGYMTNAFQYVQKNRGIDSEDAYPYVGQDESCMYNPTGKAAKCRGYREIPEGNEKALKRAVARVGPISVAIDASLTSFQFYSKGVYYDENCNSDNLNHAVLAVGYGIQKGNKHWIIKNSWGENWGNKGYILMARNKNNACGIANLASFPKM